Proteins found in one Triticum urartu cultivar G1812 chromosome 4, Tu2.1, whole genome shotgun sequence genomic segment:
- the LOC125551934 gene encoding probable protein phosphatase 2C 33 isoform X2, with protein MESASNEETLPPALPLATLIGRELRGGGSERPLVRYGHSGFAKRGEDYFLVKPDCLRVPGDPSSAFSVFAVFDGHNGVSAAVFSKEHLLDDVMSAVPQGISREDWLQVLPRALVAGFVKTDIDFQRKGEMSGTTATLVVIDGFTVTVASVGDSRCILDTQGGVVSLLTVDHRLEENVEERERVTASGGEVSRLNLCGGQQVGPLRCWPGGLCLSRSIGDTDVGEFIVPIPHVKQVKLSSAGGRLIIASDGIWDAVSSEIAAQACRGLPAELAAKLVVKQALKTTGLKDDTTCVVVDIIPSDHCSTPPPSSPKQNQNKLRFLLFGRRSHSSVGKLGDKKKSASFGFVEELFEEGSALLEERLGRNSLSKANLPPFRCAICQVDQVPFEDLITDNGGGYCSAPSTPSSCPYLCSGCRKKKDAMEGKRSNRSTACT; from the exons ATGGAGAGCGCCTCCAATGAGGAGACGCTGCCCCCGGCGCTGCCTCTGGCGACGCTGATCGGCCGCGAGCTCCGCGGCGGCGGCTCCGAGCGCCCGCTCGTGCGGTACGGCCACTCCGGCTTCGCCAAGCGCGGCGAGGACTACTTCCTGGTCAAGCCCGACTGCCTCCGCGTCCCCGGCGACCCTTCCTCGGCCTTTTCCGTCTTCGCC GTGTTCGACGGCCACAATGGCGTGTCGGCGGCGGTGTTCAGCAAGGAGCACTTGCTCGACGACGTGATGAGCGCCGTGCCGCAGGGTATCAGCCGCGAGGACTGGCTGCAGGTGCTGCCGCGCGCGCTTGTGGCAGGCTTCGTCAAGACAGATATTGACTTCCAGCGCAAGG GGGAAATGTCAGGGACGACGGCGACGTTGGTCGTCATCGATGGGTTCACCGTGACTGTGGCGTCAGTCGGAGACTCCAGGTGCATCCTTGACACTCAAGGTGGTGTGGTCTCTCTGCTAACCGTTGACCACAGGCTAGAGGAGAATGTAGAGGAGCGGGAGCGTGTCACGGCGAGTGGAGGGGAGGTCAGCCGGCTGAACCTTTGCGGTGGGCAGCAG GTTGGCCCTCTCCGATGCTGGCCAGGTGGACTGTGCCTTTCAAGATCAATTGGGGATACCGATGTTGGGGAGTTCATCGTGCCAATTCCACATGTCAAGCAAGTGAAG CTCTCTAGTGCTGGAGGAAGGCTAATAATTGCATCAGATGGAATATGGGATGCAGTGTCCTCAGAGATTGCAGCGCAGGCGTGCAGAGGCTTGCCTGCAGAATTGGCCGCAAAGCTTGTTGTTAAG CAAGCTCTAAAGACAACTGGATTGAAAGATGATACAACTTGTGTAGTTGTTGATATCATCCCATCTGATCATTGTTCAACACCGCCACCATCGTCTCCAAAGCAAAATCAGAACAAGTTGAGGTTTCTTCTTTTTGGTAGGAGGTCCCATAGCTCTGTTGGAAAGCTTGGTGACAAAAAGAAGTCTGCTTCATTTGGATTTGTGGAGGAATTATTTGAAGAAGGCTCTGCATTGTTGGAAGAAAG GTTGGGTAGGAATTCCCTGTCAAAAGCAAATTTGCCCCCATTTCGCTGTGCGATCTGTCAAGTGGACCAAGTGCCATTCGAAGATTTAATAACAGATAATGGGGGAGGTTACTGCTCTGCCCCGTCAACACCATCGAGCTGTCCTTATCTTTGTTCCGGTTGTAGAAAAAAGAAGGATGCAATGGAAGGTAAAAGATCTAATCGCTCGACTGCATGCACTTGA
- the LOC125553918 gene encoding calmodulin-binding protein 60 B-like isoform X2, whose protein sequence is MDLKRVLDIVEEEVVDGDEEELASPDAKRRRTLLNSSSMQEAIGAQYMQKHLPKLEPFLRRVVQEEVHNVLIRHIDSAHRLPLQLKTSSKRYKLQFQGNLPQTLFTGNRVEAENKQPLRIVLTDAVNNQLITSGPLSSMKVELLVLDGDFNADERLEHTEKEFSESIVFEREGKRPLLSGEVVIVLEKGVGSVRDISFTDNSSWIRSRKFRLGARMSRASSIEERVQEAVSNPFLVKDHRGEVYKKHHPPALADDVWRLEKIGKDGVFHKKLADFGIHTVQDFLRNLVMDQYGLRGLLGSGMSNKMWESTVEHARECVLDDKLYSYCSEHGIILLFNCIHEIIGVVVGSNCFSVNALTATQKALVVKLQQDAYKFPGRIVEFKVQSQSADQSPTAPAPPGPASAQMPGIPPQGEANPQPQDHGLLPLHDAALGLEDVLHQHHHRHHHSEPWITNGFDATRDPFDMLQFSGPSQPCGLLLSSTGARL, encoded by the exons ATGGATTTGAAGAGGGTGCTGGACATcgtggaggaggaggtggtggacggcgacgaggaggagctCGCCTCCCCGGACGCCAAGCGCCGGCGAACGCTTCTCAA TAGTAGCTCGATGCAGGAGGCCATTGGCGCGCAGTACATGCAGAAGCATCTGCCCAAGCTGGAGCCCTTTCTGCGCCGAGTT GTGCAGGAAGAAGTGCACAATGTTCTTATCCGCCACATCGATTCGGCTCACAG GCTTCCACTTCAGTTAAAGACGAGCAGCAAAAGATACAAGCTGCAGTTCCAGGGCAACCTGCCTCAGACCCTTTTCACGGGCAACAGGGTAGAAGCAGAGAACAAGCAGCCACTTCGAATTGTTCTCACCGACGCCGTCAACAACCAGCTGATCACCTCAGGCCCCTTGTCCTCCATGAAGGTGGAGCTCCTCGTTCTCGACGGCGACTTCAACGCCGACGAGCGCCTTGAGCACACCGAAAAGGAGTTCAGCGAGAGCATAGTCTTCGAGAGAGAAGGCAAGAGGCCGCTGCTGTCCGGTGAGGTGGTCATTGTGCTCGAGAAAGGCGTGGGCTCTGTCCGCGACATCTCCTTCACGGACAACTCTAGCTGGATCAGAAGCAGGAAGTTCAGGCTCGGCGCGAGGATGTCTCGCGCCAGCTCCATCGAAGAGAGGGTGCAGGAGGCTGTCAGCAATCCCTTCCTGGTGAAGGATCACCGTGGTGAAG TGTACAAGAAGCATCACCCTCCTGCGTTGGCTGACGACGTATGGCGTTTGGAAAAGATTGGGAAAGACGGAGTTTTCCACAAGAAGCTCGCTGACTTTGGCATCCACACCGTTCAGGACTTCCTCAGGAACTTGGTGATGGATCAATATGGACTGCGCGGC TTGCTCGGCAGTGGGATGTCGAACAAAATGTGGGAGTCAACCGTGGAGCATGCCCGGGAGTGCGTCCTGGACGACAAGCTCTACTCCTACTGCAGCGAGCACGGGATCATCCTGCTCTTCAACTGCATCCATGAAATCATCGGGGTGGTGGTCGGGAGTAACTGCTTCTCCGTGAACGCCCTCACCGCAACGCAGAAG GCGCtggtggtgaagctgcagcaGGACGCCTACAAGTTCCCCGGCCGCATCGTGGAATTCAAGGTGCAGTCGCAGAGCGCCGACCAGTCGCCGACAGCGCCGGCGCCGCCGGGTCCAGCGAGCGCGCAGATGCCGGGCATTCCTCCTCAAG GCGAGGCGAACCCACAGCCACAGGACCATGGCCTGCTGCCCCTCCACGATGCCGCCCTGGGCCTGGAGGATGTTCTGCACCAgcaccaccaccgccaccaccataGCGAGCCCTGGATCACCAATGGCTTCGACGCGACGAGGGACCCTTTCGACATGCTGCAGTTCAGTGGGCCGTCTCAGCCGTGCGGGCTGCTGCTCTCCAGCACCGGGGCGAGGTTGTGA
- the LOC125551934 gene encoding probable protein phosphatase 2C 33 isoform X1 has translation MESASNEETLPPALPLATLIGRELRGGGSERPLVRYGHSGFAKRGEDYFLVKPDCLRVPGDPSSAFSVFAVFDGHNGVSAAVFSKEHLLDDVMSAVPQGISREDWLQVLPRALVAGFVKTDIDFQRKGETQREVLAMPLYSPANLITKMLLTLGIGAGEMSGTTATLVVIDGFTVTVASVGDSRCILDTQGGVVSLLTVDHRLEENVEERERVTASGGEVSRLNLCGGQQVGPLRCWPGGLCLSRSIGDTDVGEFIVPIPHVKQVKLSSAGGRLIIASDGIWDAVSSEIAAQACRGLPAELAAKLVVKQALKTTGLKDDTTCVVVDIIPSDHCSTPPPSSPKQNQNKLRFLLFGRRSHSSVGKLGDKKKSASFGFVEELFEEGSALLEERLGRNSLSKANLPPFRCAICQVDQVPFEDLITDNGGGYCSAPSTPSSCPYLCSGCRKKKDAMEGKRSNRSTACT, from the exons ATGGAGAGCGCCTCCAATGAGGAGACGCTGCCCCCGGCGCTGCCTCTGGCGACGCTGATCGGCCGCGAGCTCCGCGGCGGCGGCTCCGAGCGCCCGCTCGTGCGGTACGGCCACTCCGGCTTCGCCAAGCGCGGCGAGGACTACTTCCTGGTCAAGCCCGACTGCCTCCGCGTCCCCGGCGACCCTTCCTCGGCCTTTTCCGTCTTCGCC GTGTTCGACGGCCACAATGGCGTGTCGGCGGCGGTGTTCAGCAAGGAGCACTTGCTCGACGACGTGATGAGCGCCGTGCCGCAGGGTATCAGCCGCGAGGACTGGCTGCAGGTGCTGCCGCGCGCGCTTGTGGCAGGCTTCGTCAAGACAGATATTGACTTCCAGCGCAAGGGTGAGACTCAGAGAGAGGTCCTTGCAATGCCATTATATTCCCCGGCGAATCTCATCACTAAGATGTTGTTAACTCTGGGAATTGGTGCAGGGGAAATGTCAGGGACGACGGCGACGTTGGTCGTCATCGATGGGTTCACCGTGACTGTGGCGTCAGTCGGAGACTCCAGGTGCATCCTTGACACTCAAGGTGGTGTGGTCTCTCTGCTAACCGTTGACCACAGGCTAGAGGAGAATGTAGAGGAGCGGGAGCGTGTCACGGCGAGTGGAGGGGAGGTCAGCCGGCTGAACCTTTGCGGTGGGCAGCAG GTTGGCCCTCTCCGATGCTGGCCAGGTGGACTGTGCCTTTCAAGATCAATTGGGGATACCGATGTTGGGGAGTTCATCGTGCCAATTCCACATGTCAAGCAAGTGAAG CTCTCTAGTGCTGGAGGAAGGCTAATAATTGCATCAGATGGAATATGGGATGCAGTGTCCTCAGAGATTGCAGCGCAGGCGTGCAGAGGCTTGCCTGCAGAATTGGCCGCAAAGCTTGTTGTTAAG CAAGCTCTAAAGACAACTGGATTGAAAGATGATACAACTTGTGTAGTTGTTGATATCATCCCATCTGATCATTGTTCAACACCGCCACCATCGTCTCCAAAGCAAAATCAGAACAAGTTGAGGTTTCTTCTTTTTGGTAGGAGGTCCCATAGCTCTGTTGGAAAGCTTGGTGACAAAAAGAAGTCTGCTTCATTTGGATTTGTGGAGGAATTATTTGAAGAAGGCTCTGCATTGTTGGAAGAAAG GTTGGGTAGGAATTCCCTGTCAAAAGCAAATTTGCCCCCATTTCGCTGTGCGATCTGTCAAGTGGACCAAGTGCCATTCGAAGATTTAATAACAGATAATGGGGGAGGTTACTGCTCTGCCCCGTCAACACCATCGAGCTGTCCTTATCTTTGTTCCGGTTGTAGAAAAAAGAAGGATGCAATGGAAGGTAAAAGATCTAATCGCTCGACTGCATGCACTTGA
- the LOC125553918 gene encoding calmodulin-binding protein 60 D-like isoform X3: protein MDLKRVLDIVEEEVVDGDEEELASPDAKRRRTLLNSSMQEAIGAQYMQKHLPKLEPFLRRVVQEEVHNVLIRHIDSAHRLPLQLKTSSKRYKLQFQGNLPQTLFTGNRVEAENKQPLRIVLTDAVNNQLITSGPLSSMKVELLVLDGDFNADERLEHTEKEFSESIVFEREGKRPLLSGEVVIVLEKGVGSVRDISFTDNSSWIRSRKFRLGARMSRASSIEERVQEAVSNPFLVKDHRGEVYKKHHPPALADDVWRLEKIGKDGVFHKKLADFGIHTVQDFLRNLVMDQYGLRGLLGSGMSNKMWESTVEHARECVLDDKLYSYCSEHGIILLFNCIHEIIGVVVGSNCFSVNALTATQKALVVKLQQDAYKFPGRIVEFKVQSQSADQSPTAPAPPGPASAQMPGIPPQGGEANPQPQDHGLLPLHDAALGLEDVLHQHHHRHHHSEPWITNGFDATRDPFDMLQFSGPSQPCGLLLSSTGARL from the exons ATGGATTTGAAGAGGGTGCTGGACATcgtggaggaggaggtggtggacggcgacgaggaggagctCGCCTCCCCGGACGCCAAGCGCCGGCGAACGCTTCTCAA TAGCTCGATGCAGGAGGCCATTGGCGCGCAGTACATGCAGAAGCATCTGCCCAAGCTGGAGCCCTTTCTGCGCCGAGTT GTGCAGGAAGAAGTGCACAATGTTCTTATCCGCCACATCGATTCGGCTCACAG GCTTCCACTTCAGTTAAAGACGAGCAGCAAAAGATACAAGCTGCAGTTCCAGGGCAACCTGCCTCAGACCCTTTTCACGGGCAACAGGGTAGAAGCAGAGAACAAGCAGCCACTTCGAATTGTTCTCACCGACGCCGTCAACAACCAGCTGATCACCTCAGGCCCCTTGTCCTCCATGAAGGTGGAGCTCCTCGTTCTCGACGGCGACTTCAACGCCGACGAGCGCCTTGAGCACACCGAAAAGGAGTTCAGCGAGAGCATAGTCTTCGAGAGAGAAGGCAAGAGGCCGCTGCTGTCCGGTGAGGTGGTCATTGTGCTCGAGAAAGGCGTGGGCTCTGTCCGCGACATCTCCTTCACGGACAACTCTAGCTGGATCAGAAGCAGGAAGTTCAGGCTCGGCGCGAGGATGTCTCGCGCCAGCTCCATCGAAGAGAGGGTGCAGGAGGCTGTCAGCAATCCCTTCCTGGTGAAGGATCACCGTGGTGAAG TGTACAAGAAGCATCACCCTCCTGCGTTGGCTGACGACGTATGGCGTTTGGAAAAGATTGGGAAAGACGGAGTTTTCCACAAGAAGCTCGCTGACTTTGGCATCCACACCGTTCAGGACTTCCTCAGGAACTTGGTGATGGATCAATATGGACTGCGCGGC TTGCTCGGCAGTGGGATGTCGAACAAAATGTGGGAGTCAACCGTGGAGCATGCCCGGGAGTGCGTCCTGGACGACAAGCTCTACTCCTACTGCAGCGAGCACGGGATCATCCTGCTCTTCAACTGCATCCATGAAATCATCGGGGTGGTGGTCGGGAGTAACTGCTTCTCCGTGAACGCCCTCACCGCAACGCAGAAG GCGCtggtggtgaagctgcagcaGGACGCCTACAAGTTCCCCGGCCGCATCGTGGAATTCAAGGTGCAGTCGCAGAGCGCCGACCAGTCGCCGACAGCGCCGGCGCCGCCGGGTCCAGCGAGCGCGCAGATGCCGGGCATTCCTCCTCAAGGTG GCGAGGCGAACCCACAGCCACAGGACCATGGCCTGCTGCCCCTCCACGATGCCGCCCTGGGCCTGGAGGATGTTCTGCACCAgcaccaccaccgccaccaccataGCGAGCCCTGGATCACCAATGGCTTCGACGCGACGAGGGACCCTTTCGACATGCTGCAGTTCAGTGGGCCGTCTCAGCCGTGCGGGCTGCTGCTCTCCAGCACCGGGGCGAGGTTGTGA
- the LOC125553918 gene encoding calmodulin-binding protein 60 B-like isoform X4, translated as MDLKRVLDIVEEEVVDGDEEELASPDAKRRRTLLNSSSMQEAIGAQYMQKHLPKLEPFLRRVVQEEVHNVLIRHIDSAHRLPLQLKTSSKRYKLQFQGNLPQTLFTGNRVEAENKQPLRIVLTDAVNNQLITSGPLSSMKVELLVLDGDFNADERLEHTEKEFSESIVFEREGKRPLLSGEVVIVLEKGVGSVRDISFTDNSSWIRSRKFRLGARMSRASSIEERVQEAVSNPFLVKDHRGEVYKKHHPPALADDVWRLEKIGKDGVFHKKLADFGIHTVQDFLRNLVMDQYGLRGLLGSGMSNKMWESTVEHARECVLDDKLYSYCSEHGIILLFNCIHEIIGVVVGSNCFSVNALTATQKALVVKLQQDAYKFPGRIVEFKVQSQSADQSPTAPAPPGPASAQMPGIPPQGGQSSPTRRGEPTATGPWPAAPPRCRPGPGGCSAPAPPPPPP; from the exons ATGGATTTGAAGAGGGTGCTGGACATcgtggaggaggaggtggtggacggcgacgaggaggagctCGCCTCCCCGGACGCCAAGCGCCGGCGAACGCTTCTCAA TAGTAGCTCGATGCAGGAGGCCATTGGCGCGCAGTACATGCAGAAGCATCTGCCCAAGCTGGAGCCCTTTCTGCGCCGAGTT GTGCAGGAAGAAGTGCACAATGTTCTTATCCGCCACATCGATTCGGCTCACAG GCTTCCACTTCAGTTAAAGACGAGCAGCAAAAGATACAAGCTGCAGTTCCAGGGCAACCTGCCTCAGACCCTTTTCACGGGCAACAGGGTAGAAGCAGAGAACAAGCAGCCACTTCGAATTGTTCTCACCGACGCCGTCAACAACCAGCTGATCACCTCAGGCCCCTTGTCCTCCATGAAGGTGGAGCTCCTCGTTCTCGACGGCGACTTCAACGCCGACGAGCGCCTTGAGCACACCGAAAAGGAGTTCAGCGAGAGCATAGTCTTCGAGAGAGAAGGCAAGAGGCCGCTGCTGTCCGGTGAGGTGGTCATTGTGCTCGAGAAAGGCGTGGGCTCTGTCCGCGACATCTCCTTCACGGACAACTCTAGCTGGATCAGAAGCAGGAAGTTCAGGCTCGGCGCGAGGATGTCTCGCGCCAGCTCCATCGAAGAGAGGGTGCAGGAGGCTGTCAGCAATCCCTTCCTGGTGAAGGATCACCGTGGTGAAG TGTACAAGAAGCATCACCCTCCTGCGTTGGCTGACGACGTATGGCGTTTGGAAAAGATTGGGAAAGACGGAGTTTTCCACAAGAAGCTCGCTGACTTTGGCATCCACACCGTTCAGGACTTCCTCAGGAACTTGGTGATGGATCAATATGGACTGCGCGGC TTGCTCGGCAGTGGGATGTCGAACAAAATGTGGGAGTCAACCGTGGAGCATGCCCGGGAGTGCGTCCTGGACGACAAGCTCTACTCCTACTGCAGCGAGCACGGGATCATCCTGCTCTTCAACTGCATCCATGAAATCATCGGGGTGGTGGTCGGGAGTAACTGCTTCTCCGTGAACGCCCTCACCGCAACGCAGAAG GCGCtggtggtgaagctgcagcaGGACGCCTACAAGTTCCCCGGCCGCATCGTGGAATTCAAGGTGCAGTCGCAGAGCGCCGACCAGTCGCCGACAGCGCCGGCGCCGCCGGGTCCAGCGAGCGCGCAGATGCCGGGCATTCCTCCTCAAGGTGGTCAGTCTTCTCCCACCAG GCGAGGCGAACCCACAGCCACAGGACCATGGCCTGCTGCCCCTCCACGATGCCGCCCTGGGCCTGGAGGATGTTCTGCACCAgcaccaccaccgccaccaccataG
- the LOC125553918 gene encoding calmodulin-binding protein 60 B-like isoform X1, translating into MDLKRVLDIVEEEVVDGDEEELASPDAKRRRTLLNSSSMQEAIGAQYMQKHLPKLEPFLRRVVQEEVHNVLIRHIDSAHRLPLQLKTSSKRYKLQFQGNLPQTLFTGNRVEAENKQPLRIVLTDAVNNQLITSGPLSSMKVELLVLDGDFNADERLEHTEKEFSESIVFEREGKRPLLSGEVVIVLEKGVGSVRDISFTDNSSWIRSRKFRLGARMSRASSIEERVQEAVSNPFLVKDHRGEVYKKHHPPALADDVWRLEKIGKDGVFHKKLADFGIHTVQDFLRNLVMDQYGLRGLLGSGMSNKMWESTVEHARECVLDDKLYSYCSEHGIILLFNCIHEIIGVVVGSNCFSVNALTATQKALVVKLQQDAYKFPGRIVEFKVQSQSADQSPTAPAPPGPASAQMPGIPPQGGEANPQPQDHGLLPLHDAALGLEDVLHQHHHRHHHSEPWITNGFDATRDPFDMLQFSGPSQPCGLLLSSTGARL; encoded by the exons ATGGATTTGAAGAGGGTGCTGGACATcgtggaggaggaggtggtggacggcgacgaggaggagctCGCCTCCCCGGACGCCAAGCGCCGGCGAACGCTTCTCAA TAGTAGCTCGATGCAGGAGGCCATTGGCGCGCAGTACATGCAGAAGCATCTGCCCAAGCTGGAGCCCTTTCTGCGCCGAGTT GTGCAGGAAGAAGTGCACAATGTTCTTATCCGCCACATCGATTCGGCTCACAG GCTTCCACTTCAGTTAAAGACGAGCAGCAAAAGATACAAGCTGCAGTTCCAGGGCAACCTGCCTCAGACCCTTTTCACGGGCAACAGGGTAGAAGCAGAGAACAAGCAGCCACTTCGAATTGTTCTCACCGACGCCGTCAACAACCAGCTGATCACCTCAGGCCCCTTGTCCTCCATGAAGGTGGAGCTCCTCGTTCTCGACGGCGACTTCAACGCCGACGAGCGCCTTGAGCACACCGAAAAGGAGTTCAGCGAGAGCATAGTCTTCGAGAGAGAAGGCAAGAGGCCGCTGCTGTCCGGTGAGGTGGTCATTGTGCTCGAGAAAGGCGTGGGCTCTGTCCGCGACATCTCCTTCACGGACAACTCTAGCTGGATCAGAAGCAGGAAGTTCAGGCTCGGCGCGAGGATGTCTCGCGCCAGCTCCATCGAAGAGAGGGTGCAGGAGGCTGTCAGCAATCCCTTCCTGGTGAAGGATCACCGTGGTGAAG TGTACAAGAAGCATCACCCTCCTGCGTTGGCTGACGACGTATGGCGTTTGGAAAAGATTGGGAAAGACGGAGTTTTCCACAAGAAGCTCGCTGACTTTGGCATCCACACCGTTCAGGACTTCCTCAGGAACTTGGTGATGGATCAATATGGACTGCGCGGC TTGCTCGGCAGTGGGATGTCGAACAAAATGTGGGAGTCAACCGTGGAGCATGCCCGGGAGTGCGTCCTGGACGACAAGCTCTACTCCTACTGCAGCGAGCACGGGATCATCCTGCTCTTCAACTGCATCCATGAAATCATCGGGGTGGTGGTCGGGAGTAACTGCTTCTCCGTGAACGCCCTCACCGCAACGCAGAAG GCGCtggtggtgaagctgcagcaGGACGCCTACAAGTTCCCCGGCCGCATCGTGGAATTCAAGGTGCAGTCGCAGAGCGCCGACCAGTCGCCGACAGCGCCGGCGCCGCCGGGTCCAGCGAGCGCGCAGATGCCGGGCATTCCTCCTCAAGGTG GCGAGGCGAACCCACAGCCACAGGACCATGGCCTGCTGCCCCTCCACGATGCCGCCCTGGGCCTGGAGGATGTTCTGCACCAgcaccaccaccgccaccaccataGCGAGCCCTGGATCACCAATGGCTTCGACGCGACGAGGGACCCTTTCGACATGCTGCAGTTCAGTGGGCCGTCTCAGCCGTGCGGGCTGCTGCTCTCCAGCACCGGGGCGAGGTTGTGA